In the genome of Xanthomonas translucens pv. cerealis, one region contains:
- a CDS encoding flavodoxin family protein, translating to MKFCIIVGSSRSEGQSEKVCRLIQTYLNERASCDFIYLREYRIDFCDADNACDLQPCAVNDSVHGLTQRMLDADAVIYVPVVHAYGTNSRFQAFLERVGYGFLRPLGRPLRDKLAGIVVVGRRYAHTSIYSQIVLNILLNKMILVGAGFPATFVGGACDAEATQAMCEMLDRMVEVGRRLWNSENPSAQSGG from the coding sequence ATGAAGTTCTGTATCATCGTCGGATCCAGTCGAAGCGAAGGTCAGAGCGAAAAAGTTTGCCGTCTGATTCAGACGTATCTGAATGAAAGGGCGAGTTGCGATTTCATCTACCTTCGCGAATACCGGATCGACTTTTGCGATGCGGATAATGCTTGCGATTTACAGCCGTGTGCCGTGAACGACTCGGTGCACGGATTAACCCAGCGGATGCTGGACGCCGATGCTGTGATCTATGTGCCAGTGGTTCATGCGTACGGCACGAACAGCCGTTTTCAGGCGTTTCTGGAACGTGTCGGCTACGGCTTCTTGCGCCCGCTCGGTCGCCCACTGCGCGACAAGCTTGCCGGCATCGTTGTGGTGGGACGGCGTTATGCCCATACCAGCATCTATTCGCAGATCGTCCTGAATATCCTGCTCAATAAGATGATTCTGGTGGGCGCGGGATTTCCGGCGACGTTCGTGGGCGGTGCCTGCGATGCGGAGGCGACCCAGGCAATGTGTGAAATGCTGGATCGCATGGTGGAGGTCGGCAGGCGTCTTTGGAATAGCGAAAATCCGAGCGCGCAATCAGGTGGATAG
- a CDS encoding DUF2523 family protein, with protein MSLFTEGLGVWLSKIIITKAARWVTKTFFGLGIGLGSYALILQPLLDWAMVKWQSMPGNIAGWLHALGIDIAVSILLSAYGFKGTERLFLRKRDLP; from the coding sequence ATGAGCCTATTTACTGAGGGCCTCGGTGTTTGGCTGTCGAAGATCATCATCACCAAGGCCGCCCGTTGGGTGACCAAGACTTTTTTTGGACTCGGCATTGGGCTTGGCAGCTATGCGCTTATCTTGCAACCGCTGCTTGATTGGGCGATGGTCAAGTGGCAATCCATGCCCGGAAATATTGCCGGTTGGTTGCACGCGCTCGGCATCGACATTGCTGTGTCAATCCTTCTCAGCGCCTACGGGTTCAAGGGTACTGAGCGTCTATTCCTTCGCAAGCGAGATTTGCCATGA
- a CDS encoding DUF3693 domain-containing protein — MSQSYDLFCRWKHVKKIQSDNAGGIALGVTRATISSWKQGKNAEIQYIEKMAMEIGDSPETWSALVMAERSNSEAEKAAWKRIAQKLAATVMGLMLFIGAALPDSAKASAIQGLTETHAIHYAKLAISLAVVAGAVALAVHHVYRG, encoded by the coding sequence ATGAGCCAGAGCTACGACCTCTTCTGCCGCTGGAAACACGTGAAAAAGATCCAGAGTGACAATGCAGGCGGAATCGCTCTTGGCGTAACCAGGGCGACAATTTCCAGCTGGAAACAAGGGAAAAATGCCGAAATCCAGTACATCGAAAAGATGGCAATGGAAATAGGCGATAGCCCGGAAACGTGGTCGGCATTAGTGATGGCAGAACGCAGCAATTCCGAGGCCGAAAAAGCAGCCTGGAAAAGAATTGCGCAAAAGCTGGCGGCCACAGTGATGGGCCTAATGCTGTTCATCGGGGCGGCCCTGCCGGACAGCGCGAAAGCATCAGCAATTCAAGGGCTTACCGAAACCCATGCTATACATTATGCGAAGTTGGCAATCAGCCTGGCTGTTGTGGCTGGTGCCGTCGCTCTGGCTGTGCATCATGTCTACCGCGGATAA
- a CDS encoding anthranilate synthase component II has product MSTRVTIVDAYDSFVHILVDYVRQLDCEVRVVRRNAADLFAAIDPEVCDVILLGPGPGHPSDSGYLQLLEHNRKQLPVFGVCLGHQAIGLYYGAKLAYAEHLVHGKTSLVHHDGLGCFAGLPAQGIRAMRYHSIIVDRKSLPPCLTATATASGDGYLMGLRHNRFAVEGVQFHPESIGTEYGMEIIRNFIKSYHKDSR; this is encoded by the coding sequence ATGAGCACGCGCGTCACCATTGTCGATGCCTACGATAGTTTCGTGCATATCTTGGTGGATTACGTCCGTCAACTTGATTGCGAAGTGCGCGTCGTTCGGCGCAATGCGGCAGATCTGTTCGCTGCAATAGACCCGGAAGTCTGTGACGTGATCCTACTTGGGCCCGGGCCAGGACATCCGAGCGACTCTGGTTACCTGCAACTTTTGGAACACAATCGCAAGCAGCTCCCAGTGTTTGGCGTTTGCCTTGGGCATCAGGCCATCGGCCTATATTACGGCGCCAAACTCGCTTACGCGGAACACTTAGTCCACGGCAAGACCAGCCTTGTTCATCACGATGGTCTGGGCTGTTTTGCCGGGTTGCCCGCACAAGGCATTCGGGCGATGCGCTACCACTCCATCATTGTCGATCGCAAGTCACTTCCACCTTGCCTGACTGCCACGGCGACCGCGAGCGGAGACGGCTACTTGATGGGGTTGCGACACAACCGCTTCGCAGTGGAGGGCGTCCAGTTCCATCCGGAGAGCATCGGCACTGAGTACGGAATGGAAATCATCAGAAACTTCATAAAAAGCTACCACAAAGATAGTAGGTAA
- a CDS encoding phenylacetate--CoA ligase family protein, with product MSPRENLDAFKERYNPIDYAYRNGTISRFVLATWREQQLRTVLKHAKDNSVFYASRLDNVDVDSITIDQLEAIPFTTKDDLREQMADIMSGTINDAIYYYETTGTTGAATPCPRDKKESYASNLQLKHAYEDIVRANFPEQHRPVMAVLGPTEAHSFTDTLGAIGYDLDMCVAKIWPGSPIIGFEKCLDLLRKLDVEIVATAPGQVMTLAKEALRRGLDPKRDFKVKVFMLSGELCTPELAANLESLWGARVYNSLYGSQEAFVIASATRENRLRPHVPNYIFEIVNPTTGERLGACGHGELVVTCLVDGVKPLIRYRTGDIVTLTDNGGENLFAAFDIEVVGRVRDAVEINGKNYTAAQIESALMQDVLGCVGYQILIGKQAENDTLLAKLEVPGLEADATKALLQKIRDNVQQRLACECTPMMVNDLSEHVNMGGWIKWKSARLIDGREAISSDDQAAELTTETLLARLGTR from the coding sequence ATGTCGCCTCGCGAAAATCTCGATGCATTCAAAGAGCGCTATAACCCAATCGATTATGCCTACCGCAACGGCACAATCAGTCGATTCGTGCTCGCCACGTGGCGGGAGCAGCAATTGCGGACAGTACTCAAGCACGCCAAAGATAATTCTGTTTTTTATGCCTCTCGTCTCGACAATGTTGACGTGGACAGCATCACAATCGATCAGCTCGAAGCAATCCCGTTCACTACTAAGGACGACTTGCGGGAGCAGATGGCCGACATAATGTCAGGCACAATCAATGATGCTATTTACTACTACGAGACTACCGGCACGACCGGTGCCGCGACACCGTGTCCTCGAGACAAAAAGGAGAGCTACGCGAGCAATCTGCAACTCAAACATGCTTACGAAGACATCGTCCGTGCGAACTTTCCGGAACAGCATCGGCCGGTGATGGCCGTCCTCGGACCAACCGAGGCCCATTCCTTCACAGACACGCTTGGAGCCATCGGCTACGACCTCGATATGTGTGTAGCCAAGATATGGCCGGGCTCGCCGATCATAGGCTTCGAAAAGTGTCTGGACCTGCTGCGCAAGCTTGATGTCGAGATCGTGGCTACCGCTCCGGGCCAGGTAATGACCTTGGCGAAAGAAGCACTGCGTCGTGGACTGGATCCAAAGCGAGATTTTAAGGTAAAGGTATTCATGCTCAGTGGAGAGTTGTGCACGCCCGAGCTTGCAGCCAATCTCGAGAGCCTATGGGGTGCGCGCGTTTACAACAGCCTGTACGGTTCGCAGGAAGCCTTCGTAATCGCTTCAGCTACACGCGAAAATCGCTTGCGCCCGCACGTGCCTAACTACATATTCGAAATCGTCAATCCAACCACGGGCGAGAGGCTCGGTGCTTGCGGGCATGGCGAACTCGTAGTGACCTGCTTGGTTGACGGTGTAAAGCCGTTGATCAGGTACCGCACCGGGGACATTGTGACCCTCACCGACAACGGCGGTGAAAACCTGTTCGCAGCCTTCGACATTGAAGTCGTAGGTCGCGTTCGTGACGCGGTTGAGATTAATGGCAAGAACTATACGGCGGCGCAGATCGAGTCTGCGCTCATGCAGGATGTTCTCGGCTGCGTTGGCTATCAGATATTAATTGGGAAGCAGGCAGAGAATGACACGCTGCTGGCCAAGCTTGAGGTGCCGGGGTTGGAGGCAGACGCCACCAAGGCTCTGTTGCAGAAGATCCGCGATAATGTACAGCAACGCTTAGCCTGCGAGTGCACGCCGATGATGGTAAACGATCTTTCTGAGCACGTTAACATGGGGGGATGGATAAAATGGAAGTCGGCACGTCTAATTGATGGCCGCGAAGCCATTTCTTCCGACGACCAGGCCGCAGAACTGACTACCGAAACGCTATTGGCGAGACTCGGCACGCGATGA
- a CDS encoding anthranilate synthase component I family protein, with product MLDLVATTLTLQLPKRAFLELGLPIYEALSERFPRSEMVLLESLGRTSDARSTLVAADPLLTIEVRGICVRLTGTDVVLEAIAPHLHCFACEYANQARHYTLPSRRELWNFLRQLERAFSVSGQQGEVPLALFGYWGYETISYIEPVLGQSDDAQRGPDIALGLYRTLVSLQEDVATVTHYGVVEEDAVSAASIAALCEEAAVCPPERQDVVCTTFELHYETTREAYLGKCRQALTHIGLGDVYQIQIGQKLTIQSGMSPLQLYKRLRERNPSPYMYLFTAGSRTVVGASPELFVRTEGQRIVMRPIAGTVGKAGGLSGEQAKAILHGSEKEVAEHLMLVDLCRNDICRTCLPHSLNVTELMAIEEYSHVYHMVSNVSGEVDRERDKYDVFMLAFPAGTMTGTPKIRAIELIDSIEDSAREQYAGAVGLIGIGNNYLNTALCIRSAVFHDGVYTLRASAGIVADSVPESEYRETLHKLGSVFNAITDQELA from the coding sequence GTGCTAGATCTGGTCGCCACTACACTTACGTTGCAGCTTCCAAAGCGTGCGTTTCTAGAACTTGGCCTGCCTATTTACGAGGCCTTGTCGGAGCGCTTCCCAAGAAGCGAAATGGTTCTGCTCGAATCCCTTGGCCGAACTTCAGACGCTCGTTCTACGCTAGTTGCTGCTGATCCACTTCTCACGATCGAGGTTCGTGGGATTTGCGTTCGCCTTACTGGCACGGACGTCGTGCTTGAAGCCATCGCGCCACATCTTCATTGCTTTGCATGCGAATACGCCAATCAAGCGCGGCACTACACCTTGCCGTCCCGCCGAGAGCTGTGGAATTTTTTGCGACAGCTCGAAAGAGCATTTTCTGTATCTGGACAACAGGGTGAAGTCCCGCTCGCGTTGTTCGGCTATTGGGGCTACGAAACCATCAGTTATATCGAGCCGGTCCTCGGGCAAAGCGATGATGCTCAGCGCGGCCCCGATATTGCGCTCGGCTTGTACAGAACCCTGGTTTCGCTTCAGGAGGACGTAGCAACGGTAACCCACTATGGTGTGGTAGAAGAAGACGCAGTCTCGGCAGCAAGCATTGCTGCGCTTTGCGAGGAGGCTGCGGTTTGCCCGCCTGAGCGTCAGGACGTGGTTTGTACCACCTTTGAACTGCACTACGAAACCACACGCGAAGCCTATTTAGGGAAGTGTCGTCAAGCACTGACACACATCGGCTTAGGAGATGTTTATCAGATCCAGATCGGTCAAAAGCTGACGATCCAGTCGGGGATGTCACCCCTGCAACTATATAAACGATTGCGCGAGAGAAATCCATCGCCATACATGTATCTCTTCACCGCAGGTAGCCGGACAGTGGTAGGGGCCAGTCCAGAGCTTTTTGTGCGCACCGAAGGGCAGAGAATCGTAATGCGCCCCATTGCCGGAACTGTCGGAAAGGCTGGCGGCCTTTCTGGCGAACAAGCCAAAGCCATCCTTCATGGTTCGGAAAAGGAAGTCGCCGAGCACCTGATGTTGGTGGATCTGTGTCGAAACGACATCTGCCGAACATGTCTCCCGCACTCGCTTAATGTGACCGAACTGATGGCTATTGAGGAGTACTCCCATGTCTATCACATGGTTTCGAACGTAAGCGGCGAAGTTGACAGGGAGCGCGACAAATACGACGTGTTTATGCTTGCATTCCCAGCAGGGACCATGACGGGAACCCCTAAGATTCGCGCGATAGAGCTCATCGATTCGATCGAGGATAGTGCTCGTGAGCAGTACGCCGGAGCTGTCGGACTCATCGGAATCGGAAACAATTATCTCAACACCGCACTCTGCATTCGTAGTGCGGTGTTTCATGATGGCGTCTACACGCTTAGGGCTTCGGCTGGCATCGTTGCGGATTCTGTTCCAGAAAGCGAATACCGCGAGACGCTACATAAGCTGGGCTCCGTATTTAATGCGATAACCGACCAGGAGTTGGCATGA
- a CDS encoding A coat protein, producing MRWLARYFARTLVRRIVYLLSIIVISYFSFGTARAQQSLNCSADYTEQTSNGCADEGEAYAMAYAAYGKWSSTISGSTAACAPVYSYSGSQKFSLKFTASFNGGACTALTLYRGFVPGATCSQRNTNKLADAAQSYSSSGVSNCIAGCQVQGTSFSTQTGGVNIYGMRDRTYNGQTCNSAKPVNDISQVQTDKADANKPKAPECTALESGQTACVKTNGDYCATSSTGKTFCWTPQETGKKADGADAQVKSPKGEPVTPPIATISDQEWQRKEGHQQTSCVNTTCTTYNVTNYSSVPSGTSKNSTGDNTATGSGNTSGNGSAGKGSKDGDDDGDGDSASDSGNCMSPPACTGDTLKCLHLKFTWKNQCNTTHNEVSKGDSCDSGDVPVCAGSSCKAEAYSQLLQQWRARCDGEAIRKGVEGEAGQGDGDDGQGSILIGEGGTGASLNEGLVTYGAGALGYDFDVEGVKFKMPQEVLDFVSILRVLIIAAASIAAIGIMRGNG from the coding sequence ATGCGCTGGCTTGCTCGCTATTTCGCTCGCACCCTTGTTCGTCGTATAGTTTATTTATTGTCTATTATCGTTATTTCATACTTTAGTTTTGGAACTGCTCGCGCGCAGCAATCTCTAAATTGTTCTGCAGACTACACCGAGCAAACGTCTAACGGTTGTGCTGATGAGGGTGAGGCATACGCAATGGCCTATGCTGCTTATGGGAAGTGGTCTTCTACAATTTCAGGTTCTACGGCCGCATGTGCGCCTGTCTATTCTTATTCTGGATCGCAGAAATTTTCTCTTAAGTTTACAGCCTCTTTTAATGGTGGGGCCTGCACTGCATTGACCTTGTACCGCGGCTTTGTTCCGGGCGCTACTTGTTCACAGCGAAATACTAACAAGCTTGCTGATGCTGCGCAGTCTTATTCCTCTTCTGGTGTTAGTAATTGCATCGCTGGTTGTCAGGTGCAGGGCACTTCTTTTAGTACACAGACCGGTGGCGTTAATATTTATGGAATGAGGGATCGGACATATAACGGTCAAACTTGTAATTCGGCCAAGCCTGTTAATGATATTTCCCAGGTTCAGACTGATAAGGCTGATGCAAATAAGCCTAAAGCGCCTGAGTGTACTGCACTTGAATCCGGCCAGACGGCTTGCGTGAAAACAAATGGTGATTATTGCGCTACTTCTTCCACTGGTAAAACGTTCTGTTGGACTCCGCAGGAAACCGGCAAGAAAGCAGACGGTGCAGATGCGCAAGTTAAGTCCCCAAAGGGTGAGCCTGTGACGCCGCCAATTGCTACTATTTCCGATCAGGAGTGGCAGCGTAAGGAAGGTCACCAGCAGACTTCATGCGTTAACACGACTTGCACCACGTACAACGTTACCAATTATTCTAGTGTGCCTTCTGGCACTTCTAAGAACTCAACTGGCGATAATACCGCCACGGGTAGCGGTAATACTTCCGGCAATGGATCAGCTGGTAAAGGCAGCAAGGACGGTGACGATGATGGTGATGGAGATAGCGCGTCCGATAGCGGCAACTGTATGTCGCCTCCTGCATGTACGGGAGACACGCTTAAGTGTCTTCACCTGAAATTTACCTGGAAAAACCAGTGTAACACCACGCATAACGAAGTGAGCAAGGGTGATAGCTGCGACTCTGGTGATGTGCCGGTTTGTGCTGGTTCTAGCTGCAAGGCCGAGGCGTATTCCCAGCTGCTGCAGCAATGGCGTGCTCGGTGCGACGGTGAGGCGATCCGCAAAGGCGTGGAAGGCGAAGCGGGGCAGGGCGACGGCGACGATGGGCAGGGTTCGATCTTGATCGGCGAGGGCGGTACAGGTGCATCGCTCAATGAGGGTTTGGTTACCTATGGCGCTGGCGCGCTGGGCTATGACTTCGATGTGGAGGGAGTGAAGTTCAAGATGCCCCAGGAGGTGCTTGACTTCGTTTCCATCCTGCGAGTGTTGATCATCGCCGCCGCTTCGATCGCGGCTATCGGCATCATGAGGGGTAACGGATGA
- a CDS encoding iron-containing redox enzyme family protein: MSTDFIARLEAAVAQEWDYIRTGRFWDQVLAQPVTTDLYRLLMEQIYHYTRHNSVNQATAAYKTDPQKRKLLRFVYKHALEELGHEAMVVHDLTVKGLHDPARLQQRPLPATQALIAYLYQVALERGAIARLGYSYWAESCYGHIDEILKKISKDLNLTPKDMSFFVAHSDIDAKHSEEVIEAIGENALSLSEQEDIIDVATTTLYLTGQILEQVEREYRQSLTTSRSAA, translated from the coding sequence ATGAGTACGGATTTCATCGCGCGTCTTGAAGCTGCGGTAGCGCAGGAGTGGGACTACATTCGAACTGGTCGTTTCTGGGACCAAGTCTTGGCACAGCCAGTCACCACCGATCTCTACCGTCTGCTGATGGAGCAGATCTATCACTACACGCGGCACAACTCAGTCAATCAGGCGACGGCTGCATACAAGACCGACCCACAGAAGCGGAAGTTGCTTCGCTTCGTATACAAGCATGCACTTGAGGAGCTCGGGCATGAGGCGATGGTCGTCCATGATTTGACCGTCAAGGGACTCCATGATCCTGCACGGCTGCAGCAGCGGCCACTTCCGGCAACGCAGGCGCTCATTGCCTATCTGTACCAAGTTGCCCTCGAACGCGGAGCCATTGCCCGCTTGGGCTACAGCTACTGGGCTGAAAGCTGCTACGGACACATTGACGAGATCCTAAAGAAGATTTCAAAGGATCTGAACCTTACTCCAAAGGATATGAGCTTCTTCGTCGCTCACTCCGACATCGATGCTAAGCATTCCGAGGAGGTAATTGAGGCCATTGGAGAAAATGCACTGTCGCTTTCAGAGCAGGAGGACATAATCGACGTGGCCACGACGACGCTCTACCTGACAGGACAAATACTCGAGCAGGTCGAGCGTGAGTACCGCCAATCTCTGACGACGAGCAGAAGCGCAGCCTGA
- a CDS encoding zonular occludens toxin domain-containing protein, translated as MSIYKTAAMSLLTGILGSGKTLRAVQLMTDAIKEGEKVYQSGFKGLAVSGVVDWEDPRQWQQLPPGAILFVDEAQKWFGERRAGYAPDYLKAMNTMRGEEGVRMVLLTQHPKYLDSHIKDLVGCHEHLLRESGKLSSKLYRTDEIMEDPRSPRGRSKADTETFRFPIETAGKLYVSANSDHTIKYRMPALVKKAIIIGGAGALLLGGAWFFLFRTAYSEIDKSKQQGASAAPATATPERGGGGVPAGTSQPDRVAIRTGSDYVAAITPQVQDVPWSAPAYLGRPIVSDPHVYCMSTVNSCRCVTEQNTRLVVRDDVCREIARNGEPYNPFKAPSQHVQTAIASQDSAQGSGGDRAAHSPASAGVPGSVISKQTRALGTFPESKPYSTTSVTPATTLDM; from the coding sequence ATGAGCATATATAAAACAGCGGCCATGTCGCTGCTTACTGGTATTCTTGGCAGCGGCAAAACCCTGCGCGCTGTGCAGTTGATGACCGACGCTATCAAGGAGGGCGAAAAGGTCTATCAGTCTGGGTTCAAGGGTCTGGCCGTTTCCGGCGTGGTCGATTGGGAAGATCCACGGCAGTGGCAGCAGTTGCCTCCCGGTGCGATCCTCTTTGTCGATGAGGCGCAGAAGTGGTTCGGCGAGCGTCGCGCAGGCTATGCGCCTGACTATCTCAAGGCCATGAACACGATGCGCGGTGAGGAAGGTGTGCGCATGGTGTTGCTGACCCAGCACCCCAAGTACCTCGACAGCCATATCAAGGATCTTGTTGGCTGTCATGAACACTTGCTGCGCGAGTCTGGCAAGTTGTCGTCCAAGCTGTACCGCACCGACGAAATCATGGAAGACCCGCGCAGCCCTCGCGGACGCTCCAAGGCCGACACCGAGACGTTCCGTTTCCCCATCGAGACGGCTGGCAAGCTGTATGTTTCTGCGAATAGCGATCACACGATCAAGTACCGCATGCCTGCCCTGGTCAAGAAGGCGATCATCATCGGTGGAGCGGGTGCGTTACTGCTCGGCGGCGCGTGGTTCTTCCTGTTCCGGACCGCCTACAGCGAGATTGATAAGTCCAAGCAGCAGGGCGCCTCCGCCGCCCCCGCGACGGCCACGCCGGAGCGAGGCGGCGGTGGTGTCCCTGCTGGTACGTCGCAGCCTGATCGCGTGGCGATCCGGACGGGGAGTGACTACGTTGCCGCGATCACGCCCCAGGTTCAGGACGTGCCGTGGTCGGCGCCAGCGTACTTGGGCCGGCCCATCGTTTCCGATCCTCACGTGTATTGCATGAGCACGGTAAACAGTTGCCGGTGCGTCACTGAGCAGAATACCCGGCTCGTTGTCCGCGATGACGTGTGTCGGGAGATTGCGAGGAACGGCGAGCCTTATAACCCCTTCAAGGCGCCCTCCCAGCATGTGCAGACGGCGATTGCATCCCAGGATAGCGCCCAGGGTAGCGGGGGAGACCGTGCCGCCCATTCTCCTGCTTCTGCGGGCGTTCCTGGCTCTGTCATATCCAAGCAGACCCGCGCCCTGGGCACGTTTCCGGAGTCGAAGCCCTACAGCACCACTTCGGTAACGCCTGCCACCACATTGGATATGTAA
- a CDS encoding DUF4124 domain-containing protein, translated as MDVRVFAVILALIIAPSHAQQVYKCVSGKQVSYQSAPCATGQAAKAWDATPVAEPSNAERWRLYRIQQQLDRRYAADRAALSAGSGYGASVPSEQSSYACQSAKRQRAVVYEAAGLKRSFQLSSQQDEQVRNACK; from the coding sequence ATGGACGTTCGCGTATTTGCCGTAATTTTGGCGCTCATCATCGCGCCTTCGCATGCGCAGCAGGTTTACAAGTGCGTCAGCGGAAAGCAGGTGTCCTATCAGTCCGCACCATGCGCAACGGGGCAGGCGGCCAAGGCATGGGATGCCACGCCCGTTGCCGAACCTTCCAATGCTGAGCGCTGGCGGCTTTACCGGATTCAGCAGCAATTGGACCGGCGTTATGCAGCTGATCGCGCGGCTCTTTCTGCGGGTAGCGGATATGGCGCCAGTGTTCCTAGTGAACAATCTAGCTATGCCTGTCAGTCTGCCAAGCGTCAGCGCGCCGTCGTTTATGAGGCTGCTGGATTAAAGCGTTCATTTCAGCTTTCTAGCCAGCAGGATGAGCAGGTTCGCAATGCGTGCAAGTGA
- a CDS encoding single-stranded DNA-binding protein: MSAIKVTVLNAEVIERKGSFKDDSGQQREFTTRKQKAKIEMAGFAYPFDVRLEDGQAGYSAGEYELDVESMGQVNKGVLSLDKFTKLRGKNVARAAA, translated from the coding sequence ATGAGCGCAATCAAAGTCACCGTACTGAATGCCGAAGTCATCGAGCGTAAGGGCAGTTTCAAGGACGACAGCGGTCAGCAACGCGAGTTCACCACGCGCAAGCAGAAAGCCAAGATTGAGATGGCCGGCTTCGCGTACCCGTTCGATGTGCGCCTGGAAGACGGCCAGGCCGGCTATTCAGCCGGCGAGTATGAGTTGGACGTGGAATCCATGGGCCAGGTCAACAAGGGCGTGTTGAGCCTGGATAAGTTCACCAAGCTCCGCGGTAAGAACGTCGCACGCGCGGCGGCTTAA
- a CDS encoding GNAT family N-acetyltransferase, with the protein MTLAIALLGSHSSDLEQLKYWRDQYIGSNPAREIMFQELEAMRNQASYQFAFYMHDELVGGARLTSVGHGLTLSERLADVRALTGAQSLLEVNRLVVREDMRGTTVATDALRQCFGWVREWTIHSGLVALCQPHFVRLYQRVGARVIAAGIPAPGISTKQYSLINLIFEE; encoded by the coding sequence ATGACTCTTGCCATCGCGCTGCTCGGCTCTCATTCCAGCGATCTAGAACAGCTGAAATACTGGCGTGACCAGTACATCGGAAGCAATCCAGCCAGAGAAATCATGTTCCAGGAACTGGAGGCAATGCGGAACCAGGCGTCCTACCAATTCGCGTTCTACATGCACGATGAGTTGGTGGGTGGAGCCCGCCTGACATCAGTGGGCCACGGGCTGACCCTGAGCGAACGTCTTGCTGATGTGCGCGCACTGACCGGCGCGCAGAGCCTGCTGGAAGTCAATCGCTTGGTGGTGCGTGAGGACATGCGTGGTACGACAGTGGCAACGGACGCGCTACGGCAATGTTTTGGCTGGGTTCGCGAGTGGACCATCCATAGCGGACTGGTCGCCCTGTGCCAACCACATTTTGTACGCCTGTATCAACGCGTGGGCGCTCGGGTAATCGCAGCAGGCATACCGGCGCCAGGTATTTCGACCAAGCAATACAGTCTAATCAACCTGATTTTTGAGGAGTAA
- a CDS encoding replication initiation factor domain-containing protein — MADGSAVPAGLPSSNRGVSQFRNADGTLTVGIDWFSASVDLFAVLRDIGFLERDAADEVRAWIDASSENARIAALQVFCWFFAGLGLELDQEARAGQFYLWRVRVLDADGKHVGLVELGGENCRRSDGTYTSRIELTGVGCKTLSAARCGHAQRWLELRAKLESCAGRLTRVDVAADDLLGHYPLKLAQQWYADGEFDRRGQHPKAQLVDDYDSGDGKTLYVGGKKSEQQLRVYEKGREQGDPASEWVRYEAQFRASNRKELPLDLLRDPAGYLLGAYPVLRFLHCVASQIDITKAAVEATWKSARRHLKRQYGATLNFIARQCKTPEALHAVIHTCTSNKLPAWATGQAAELWPEIAGINRS, encoded by the coding sequence GTGGCTGACGGGTCCGCGGTGCCGGCAGGACTCCCCTCGTCTAACAGGGGAGTCAGTCAATTCAGGAATGCCGACGGAACCCTAACGGTCGGCATCGACTGGTTTTCCGCCTCTGTGGATCTGTTCGCGGTCCTCCGCGATATCGGGTTCTTGGAGCGCGATGCGGCCGATGAGGTCCGCGCCTGGATCGATGCCAGCTCAGAGAATGCCCGCATTGCTGCGTTGCAGGTCTTCTGCTGGTTCTTCGCAGGCCTGGGCCTGGAACTGGATCAGGAGGCCAGGGCAGGGCAGTTCTATCTCTGGCGCGTGCGTGTGCTGGATGCCGATGGCAAGCATGTTGGCCTGGTCGAGCTTGGCGGCGAAAACTGCCGGCGTTCTGATGGCACCTACACGTCTCGCATCGAGTTGACCGGTGTCGGGTGCAAGACACTGAGCGCAGCGCGCTGCGGCCATGCGCAGCGGTGGCTGGAGCTTCGAGCGAAGCTCGAAAGCTGCGCAGGACGGCTAACCCGTGTGGACGTGGCTGCGGATGATCTGCTCGGCCACTACCCGCTCAAGCTCGCTCAACAGTGGTACGCGGATGGTGAGTTCGACCGTCGTGGCCAGCACCCGAAAGCGCAGTTGGTGGACGACTACGACAGTGGTGACGGCAAGACGCTGTATGTCGGCGGCAAGAAGTCGGAGCAGCAGCTACGGGTGTACGAGAAGGGCAGGGAACAGGGCGATCCCGCCAGCGAGTGGGTGCGCTACGAAGCGCAATTCCGGGCCTCCAACCGCAAGGAACTGCCGCTCGATCTGCTGCGTGATCCTGCGGGCTATCTGCTCGGCGCGTACCCCGTGCTGCGGTTCCTCCACTGCGTGGCGTCGCAGATCGATATCACGAAAGCGGCAGTCGAAGCGACGTGGAAAAGCGCCCGTCGTCACCTCAAGCGCCAGTACGGCGCAACGCTCAATTTCATTGCGCGGCAGTGCAAGACGCCTGAGGCGCTGCACGCCGTGATTCATACCTGCACGTCGAACAAGCTGCCGGCGTGGGCAACAGGTCAAGCAGCGGAACTATGGCCCGAAATCGCGGGCATCAACCGGAGTTAG